In Roseomonas fluvialis, one genomic interval encodes:
- a CDS encoding potassium channel family protein — protein sequence MEQAGTLRARLHHLYYGTAQDACRFRYGVLAFDIATMGFVVVTSFLPRSPVVEAIDVLIGLVLVAEFAARLAGSRMPWREALRPASIADVIAIASFLAPLAGEGAGFLRVVRTLRLIHSYRMLGTLRQDFAFFRQHEEAILCATHLSVFIFIMTAVVYETQHGSNPHIGNYADALYFTVTALTTTGFGDITLPGTTGRMISVVIMIAGVTLFLRLAQALFRPSKVRFACPTCGLQRHEPDAVHCKACGTRLNIPDEGRF from the coding sequence GTGGAGCAGGCGGGCACGCTGCGGGCACGGCTGCACCACCTGTATTACGGCACGGCGCAGGACGCCTGCCGCTTCCGCTATGGCGTGCTCGCCTTCGATATCGCGACCATGGGCTTCGTCGTCGTCACGTCGTTCCTGCCGCGTTCACCGGTGGTCGAGGCGATCGACGTGCTGATCGGCCTGGTCCTGGTCGCGGAATTCGCCGCGCGCCTGGCCGGCAGCCGGATGCCCTGGCGGGAGGCGCTGCGCCCGGCATCGATCGCCGACGTCATCGCCATCGCGTCCTTCCTCGCGCCGCTGGCTGGTGAAGGGGCGGGCTTCCTGCGCGTGGTGCGCACGCTGCGGCTGATCCATTCCTATCGCATGCTGGGCACGCTGAGGCAGGACTTCGCCTTCTTCCGCCAGCACGAGGAAGCCATCCTGTGTGCGACGCACCTTTCGGTGTTCATCTTCATCATGACAGCGGTGGTCTACGAGACCCAGCACGGCAGCAACCCGCATATCGGCAACTACGCCGATGCGCTGTATTTCACCGTCACCGCGCTGACCACGACCGGCTTCGGGGACATCACGCTGCCCGGCACCACGGGGCGGATGATCTCGGTCGTCATCATGATCGCCGGCGTCACGCTGTTCCTGCGCCTGGCGCAGGCGCTGTTCCGGCCGTCCAAGGTGCGCTTCGCCTGCCCCACCTGCGGGCTGCAGCGCCACGAACCGGATGCGGTCCACTGCAAGGCCTGCGGCACGCGGCTGAACATCCCGGACGAGGGGCGCTTCTGA
- a CDS encoding aspartate/glutamate racemase family protein, producing MRILVVNSNTTPSVTDRIGAAARAVASSGTEITAVSAPFGLPLIVTRADWLAAGPATLAALAQHRGRYDAAVIACFGDPGLDAAKELLDVPVLGISEAAFHAASMLGRRFGVVSFTAALRPMFEECLAHHGLASRCAGFRMGPAFSGDPGTVAEDRLDLLAALCAESAEQDGAECIILAGGPLAGVAPLLQPRVAVPLVDGTQAAVRLAEAMAGLMPRHPRAHRARTLTGFAPEVAGLYGA from the coding sequence ATGCGGATCCTGGTCGTCAATTCCAACACCACGCCGTCGGTCACCGATCGCATCGGCGCCGCGGCGCGCGCGGTGGCCTCGTCCGGTACCGAAATCACCGCGGTCAGTGCCCCCTTCGGCCTGCCGCTGATCGTCACGCGCGCGGATTGGCTCGCGGCGGGGCCGGCCACGCTGGCGGCGCTGGCGCAGCATCGCGGCCGCTACGACGCCGCGGTGATCGCCTGCTTCGGCGACCCGGGCCTCGATGCCGCGAAGGAGTTGCTCGACGTGCCGGTGCTCGGCATCAGCGAGGCCGCCTTCCATGCGGCGTCCATGCTCGGTCGACGCTTCGGCGTGGTGTCCTTCACCGCGGCCCTGCGCCCGATGTTCGAGGAATGCCTGGCGCATCACGGCCTGGCCTCACGCTGCGCCGGCTTCCGCATGGGCCCGGCCTTCAGCGGCGACCCCGGCACCGTGGCGGAGGACCGGCTCGACCTGCTGGCGGCGCTGTGCGCCGAAAGCGCGGAGCAGGACGGGGCGGAGTGCATCATCCTGGCCGGCGGTCCGCTCGCGGGCGTCGCGCCGCTGCTGCAGCCGCGCGTGGCGGTGCCGCTGGTGGATGGCACACAGGCCGCGGTGCGGCTTGCGGAAGCGATGGCGGGGCTGATGCCGCGCCACCCGCGCGCGCATCGCGCCCGCACGCTGACCGGTTTCGCACCGGAGGTGGCGGGGCTCTACGGCGCCTGA
- a CDS encoding 3-ketoacyl-ACP reductase, with the protein MKPAALVTGARRGIGRATCVALARKGFDIVGADISEDGVDETRALVRDAGAGFSFLSADVGDVDAHGALVDAAWAAFGGIECLANIAGVQVRKRQDMLETTPESWDRLLDINARGVFFLSQAVAKRMIADGAPVRGHRSLCFVSSVNSVMASLNRAEYCVSKAGVTMIAKLFALRLARHGINTYDIQPGMIRTDMTREVWDSYAAQIEGGLTPIPRWGEPEDIGGAIATLAAGAMPFSTGHSFPVDGGLLMPRF; encoded by the coding sequence ATGAAGCCAGCCGCCCTCGTCACCGGCGCGCGGCGCGGCATCGGCCGCGCGACCTGCGTGGCCCTCGCACGGAAGGGCTTCGACATCGTGGGCGCCGACATCAGCGAGGACGGCGTGGACGAGACCCGCGCGCTCGTGCGCGATGCCGGCGCCGGCTTCTCCTTCCTGTCCGCCGATGTCGGCGACGTCGATGCGCATGGCGCGCTGGTCGATGCCGCATGGGCGGCGTTCGGGGGCATCGAATGTCTGGCGAACATCGCGGGCGTGCAGGTGCGCAAGCGGCAGGACATGCTGGAGACCACGCCGGAGTCCTGGGACCGGCTGCTGGACATCAACGCGCGCGGCGTCTTCTTTCTGTCCCAGGCGGTCGCGAAGCGCATGATCGCGGATGGCGCGCCGGTGCGCGGGCATCGTTCGCTGTGCTTCGTCTCCTCGGTCAACAGCGTGATGGCGTCGTTGAATCGCGCGGAATACTGCGTGTCGAAGGCGGGTGTCACGATGATCGCGAAGCTGTTCGCGCTGCGCCTGGCGCGGCACGGCATCAACACCTACGACATCCAGCCGGGCATGATCCGCACGGACATGACGCGCGAGGTCTGGGACAGCTACGCCGCGCAGATCGAAGGCGGCCTCACGCCCATTCCACGCTGGGGCGAACCGGAGGACATCGGCGGCGCCATCGCGACGCTGGCGGCAGGTGCCATGCCGTTCTCGACCGGGCATTCCTTCCCGGTCGATGGCGGTCTGCTGATGCCGCGGTTCTGA
- a CDS encoding helix-turn-helix transcriptional regulator, producing the protein MTAFGPLLREWRTRRRRSQLDLALEAEVSQRHLSFVESGRARPSREMVLRLAERLAVPLRARNALLVAAGHAPEYAERAIDDPALRPAMDAVRLILDGHEPYPALAVDRHWTLVAANRVALRLMDGVAPVLASPPVNLLRLSLHPDGLAPRIVNLRAWKTHILDRLRRDADASGDPVLLALMEEMARYPAGQDPPPGLAERERALIATPLRLRVPGGELALIGTMTVFGTATDVMLSELSLETFFPADGETAAALRAMAAA; encoded by the coding sequence ATGACCGCCTTCGGACCCCTGCTGCGCGAATGGCGCACCCGCCGCCGGCGCAGCCAGCTCGACCTCGCGCTCGAGGCCGAGGTCTCGCAGCGACACCTGTCCTTCGTGGAATCCGGCCGCGCGCGACCGAGCCGCGAAATGGTGCTGCGCCTCGCCGAACGGCTTGCGGTTCCGCTGCGCGCGCGCAACGCGCTGCTGGTCGCGGCCGGCCATGCGCCGGAATACGCCGAGCGCGCCATCGACGACCCGGCGCTGCGCCCAGCGATGGACGCGGTGCGCCTGATCCTCGATGGCCACGAACCCTATCCGGCGCTGGCGGTGGACCGGCACTGGACGCTGGTGGCCGCGAACCGCGTCGCGCTGCGGCTGATGGATGGCGTGGCGCCGGTGCTGGCGAGCCCGCCGGTGAACCTGCTGCGGCTCAGCCTGCATCCGGACGGGCTCGCGCCGCGCATCGTCAACCTGCGCGCCTGGAAGACGCACATCCTCGACCGCCTGCGGCGGGACGCGGATGCCTCCGGCGATCCCGTGCTGCTGGCGCTGATGGAGGAGATGGCGCGCTACCCGGCCGGGCAGGACCCGCCACCCGGCCTGGCCGAGCGCGAACGCGCGCTGATCGCGACACCGCTGCGCCTGCGCGTGCCGGGCGGCGAGCTTGCGCTGATCGGCACCATGACGGTGTTCGGTACGGCGACCGACGTGATGCTCTCGGAACTCTCGCTCGAGACGTTCTTTCCCGCCGATGGCGAGACGGCGGCGGCGCTGCGCGCGATGGCGGCGGCGTGA